TTACGCGACGAATCTTCCTTCAGTATACAAACGAGGAAGAAGTGTCATGGCGGCTCACTGATCCAGCACTAAGAAGATGCTCGCCCTTTTAAATTATCGAGTGTTACAGACAGCCTTGTCAAAACATGGGATCATACCTAAAATTCCAGGTACTAAATAcgatatttataatattttcttaATTGACAAGcgaagtgtttgtgtgttatattCATCCATTAATCTACATTGCTGTTTTTCGTGGTAGTTCATGGTCGAGTCTTAAACGCCTTAGTAATATGACATAAGTGCACTTCGTAGGAAATGTGCTCTGTACATGCAAGGTAGTGTGGTACAGTTCTCCAGTCATTTGGGATTCAGCCCCTGCTGGGAGGTCACAATgatctatatattttatttgattcttGTCTCTATTTTCTTACTATTAATAGAAACATATTGGGATCACGATACTGAATGTGTTCAGAAGGGAAATGGTTCATTCAGATTCTGAAGAAGCATGGCTCATACATTTTGTCACTATTACCTGGCCGAATGTGGAGAAGGTCGTCTGCtgaatgccgtaaatgtaaatctgagggggaaaaaatcctcTCCAAATGTATCATCAGTATTCCATTGTGCTTTAAACGCAGTAGAATATGTTTAGAaaaacctgtatatataaataaatcacaaataacTAACTAACTGTCATCTTTTTTCTATACAAATAACTACATAAGATGTTGGTATAACGTGTTATGCTTGATTTCTTTTAGCAATAAAAAGTGACAATCGTCACTGTTTTCTGGTTTTATAGCCAATTAAATTCTTTACTAGACTGTTATACATGGCCAATTCAGTGTCCTTCAACTCATGTTTGCTTTTTTACAATTTGACTATATATTTCTCACACCTTTAGTTTAATTAAAGACTGATAAAGCTTCTTTATATATGGTAaccattaaatgttttttttataattttcccCTGTAATTTATAGTACAATATCTCAGAAGTCTTTCCAGCACCCCACAAGAGGACAAATTAAAAGATATGGTACGTACTCAGTGTCTATCTCTGCATATACAGAACATATAGAAATCAGTTAAATGCAGGCATTtagtatggtttttttttttttagcccatTCAAATTGAAAATCCATATAAAGAACCGCAGAAGGGCTGCATCCTATGTAACGTGTCAGTGGATTATAAAAACATCCAGGTGAGTTGTTTAAATGCAGGATTCAGAAGCATGAACTTTTATATTTCCATTCAATATAACACAAATAAACTATTGTTTGCAGTTGTTGTCACAGTTCATCTCACCGCACACAGGCAGAATATACGGCCGGCACATCACGGGTGAGCCATTCCCACCACGTTCCGTATGTGTTCCTGAATGTTTAATACTTGAGGAAATAACTGGTGTTTGTTTCTCCTGCAGGTCTGTGCGGACACAAGCAGAGAGAAGTGACAAAAGCCATTAAGAGAGCTCGCTCAATGGGTAACATttctattgtttgtttttgtttttttatatatatacacatacacgtttttttgttgttgttgttatttataaCTGTGCTGATGAATATAAATTGTAACCAGTTAAAAGTTTtagatctaaaaaaataattttttgtccCTTTAACAGGTTTCATGTCCGTTACACTGAAAGATCCAGAGTTTATTAAAGACCCCAACATTTGTGGCATCAGACACATGGAGTAGGAAGAACATGAAATAAGTGTGCTTTATTAATGAaacgaataaaaaatataataaaacgtTTTTCCCCCTTACTTTCATTGCAATATTAAAGCTTTTTgcctaaaataaaatgcttataATTACATCCTTCACAATTGTATCATTAACTTAATGATGTTTATTGATAAACTGAAATGcttaatagataaaaaaaaaaaagaacaactttaatttataaataaattaaaactgtTATCCTACAACACAACCCAACACTTTCAAAAATATTCATCACTGAGAACCAGCTCACGTCATTAAAACATGAAAGGTGCTATAGAACATTGTTTTTGTATTCTTTATTAACCCACTTATGTAATTTATAGATAAACACGATTCGTTATTGCATCTCTGTTGCAAATGGGATAAAAAGAGGCAATTAAACAGAACATTTCAGAACTGTGACAAACAGCAGACATTTAGATCTTTAATAAACGAAAGGACACATAGATTAAGTGgatgtttaatgttataatgcatACATGTAAACAAACTGAACAGGAAGTAGAAAAACCataggtatttaaaaaaaaagtaaaatcattAAGAAATTGCACAACGGGATTTAACAGTGAACACATCAGGCACATTTTTCTGCATTCATCTttcaaaaaatatacatatttacaccATAAATGCTGACAGGAAGTACCTTGTTTTAAGGATATTCTACTCTGATTTATTCCTTGTTCTCTAAGCGAGTATTTAAAATACAGGCGAGTTGCCCTGGTTTGGGCTGCTCACCTCCACCTCCGTGCCAGACTCGCTTCCAGACAGCACCTCGCTCAGCTCCGTTTCCACTTTCCTCTTTTTACCTTTCTGTAAAATTCCCGTGGACTGAAATTTCCCCTTTGGCCTGTAGCCCGAGTTTATCCTCCTTTTCCTCGCCACGTTACCACACTGCAGTAGCAGAAGCGGCATTCTGGTAGAAACATCGACCCCGTGGTCCTCGACGCAGCACCTGTTCAGTACGGGGAAACCCTCAACACTCAGAGTCTGGCAGCGTAACGATGGTGTGTTGGGGAACAGTGCTTTCAGAGCCGTGCAAAGCAGCACGTTCTCCTTGGGTTCTTCAGCAGGAGAACTTTCTGTGGCTAAAACGACAAGTTTTGTAATGATTTACTGTAGTTTTAAAtctactaaaataaaaatgtatatctcTGACAAGTAGTGTGCTGTTACACCAATATCTACATTGCAGCTGTACAGttctaattatattttattatctaaagtgctgttgaattctcatGAATTGGTCAGAAGATATTGCAGCTCTCAGGTTTACTGTGTATTAAATAACGTGCTGTAATATGTTATTACTTTTATACTAACTTACAAACACTATGGTTTGATTACAGGGACTTGTATGGCAGACTGTACatgtttatataacatttattaaaggaGATTCTGTGactcagtgctttgtaacagatAAAGTAACTAAGAGTTCAGGATACAAGTGCATGAACAGCTGTGGTAAAATTATTATTCTTCCCAATTTGTAACTGAAATCATCTGGTTTGAAGATGTATATGTGTAATGTCACTAAGCTTGTctcatttattttgtacttttacaccTGCACATTTAGATCACTAACCACTAGAGCTGTAAAGATTCTACATGTAACTCGATTATAAAAAAATCCGCTTAGTCCATTTTACTAAACACGATGCCCTGTGTTTCCCTACGGACAATAATTACTGACgtaccacccgctaaactctggaccgcGCTGGACAAGTAACACAGAagactgcagaatgaaaaaatgaaggaatgaggagaagattcaggccgaAGAACAAGACAGAAATCTTTCAaggtttgggatcatttcaaactaaaacaaagaaaacgcTGTACAGTGCGgttacctttttgttttttttaaagtcgtttgaaattgatttgtatatttttattcatatacatttatttattgcgTTCAAAAAGACCCTAGGCAGTGGTCGTGTAGAGCAGGTAGTGGAGCACTTTTTTAGAGCTGGCGataaaaacagatttatatTTAGTGGAAAATTTCGAGCAGCTTTTCCTGAAACAAGAAAACCACATTGCGATACTGCGCAagatttaatacaataatacatgAGTGAGAATAATTATGAGTTTCAT
This Silurus meridionalis isolate SWU-2019-XX chromosome 15, ASM1480568v1, whole genome shotgun sequence DNA region includes the following protein-coding sequences:
- the mrps18c gene encoding 28S ribosomal protein S18c, mitochondrial; translation: MLALLNYRVLQTALSKHGIIPKIPVQYLRSLSSTPQEDKLKDMPIQIENPYKEPQKGCILCNVSVDYKNIQLLSQFISPHTGRIYGRHITGLCGHKQREVTKAIKRARSMGFMSVTLKDPEFIKDPNICGIRHME